A stretch of Brassica napus cultivar Da-Ae chromosome C6, Da-Ae, whole genome shotgun sequence DNA encodes these proteins:
- the LOC106435305 gene encoding protein AE7-like encodes MVSRLSNEKPIVYETKEHHVRPDSSKTDVLSLEPIDHLKIFDHIRNIKDPERPSSLEHLKVLTKDSVEVDDDKSYVRVTFTPTMKLCGMTTLIGLCVRVKLMRNLPGRYKVDIRVAPGTHATEAAVNKQLNDKERVSAALENPYIVEIVDECLSHHLNVA; translated from the exons ATGGTTTCTAGGTTAAGTAATGAGAAGCCAATCGTGTACGAGACTAAAGAGCATCATGTTCGTCCTGATTCGAGCAAGACAGATGTTCTTTCACTAGAACCAATCGACCATCTCAAGATTTTTG ATCATATAAGAAATATCAAAGATCCAGAGcgcccttcttctttggaacacCTCAAAGTACTTACAAAAGACTCAGTCGAAGTGGATGATGACAAGAGTTATGTTAG GGTTACATTCACTCCAACTATGAAACTTTGTGGCATGACTACCTTAATCGGTCTTTGTGTCCGCGTGAAACTTATGCGAAACCTTCCTGGGCGATACAAA gttgataTAAGAGTAGCACCCGGTACTCATGCAACAGAGGCTGCAG TCAATAAACAACTAAACGACAAAGAACGTGTGTCCGCTGCATTAGAGAATCCATACATCGTGGAGATCGTCGATGAATGTCTTTCCCATCATTTAAATGTTGCTTGA
- the LOC106435304 gene encoding transcription factor MYB62-like: protein MEDSMKTKSFKESEEVGLRRGPWTLEEDTLLTNYILHNGEGRWNLVAKSAGLKRNGKSCRLRWLNYLKPDIRRGNLTPQEQLLILELHSKWGNRWSKIAQYLPGRTDNEIKNYWRTRVQKQARQLNIESNSDKFFDAVRSFWVPRLIEKMEQNSFTNCCPQNNNNKSLLPPQSYDSTSTQTYTDISSQNPGLSNIDGSSSSSTFMPDLTTVPHFIDPNTIIDGSMCNQELGGYIPEMEEYYYMGNSDIGTECHVAEAYEDVTQDPMWNMDDIWQFRE from the exons aTGGAAGATTCGATGAAGACTAAGAGCTTCAAAGAAAGTGAAGAGGTAGGGCTGAGAAGAGGGCCTTGGACTTTGGAGGAAGACACTCTTCTCACAAATTACATCCTCCATAACGGTGAAGGTCGATGGAACCTCGTCGCCAAAAGTGCtg GGCTAAAGAGAAACGGAAAAAGTTGTAGGTTGAGATGGTTGAATTACTTGAAACCCGATATCAGACGAGGGAATCTAACTCCCCAAGAACAGCTTTTGATCCTTGAGCTGCACTCTAAATGGGGTAATAG GTGGTCCAAGATTGCACAGTACTTACCAGGAAGAACGGACAACGAGATCAAGAACTATTGGAGAACGAGAGTTCAGAAGCAAGCTCGACAGCTTAACATCGAATCCAATAGCGACAAGTTCTTTGACGCTGTTCGTAGTTTCTGGGTCCCTAGATTGATCGAGAAGATGGAGCAAAACTCATTCACTAATTGCTGTCcccaaaacaacaacaataaatctcttcttcctcctcaatCCTACGACTCCACGAGTACACAAACATATACAGATATCTCGAGTCAGAACCCAGGATTGAGCAACATAGATGGTTCTAGTTCGAGTTCCACTTTCATGCCTGATCTCACGACAGTTCCACACTTTATAGATCCCAACACCATCATTGATGGTTCGATGTGTAACCAGGAACTCGGCGGATATATTCCTGAGATGGAGGAATATTATTACATGGGAAATTCAGACATAGGAACGGAATGTCACGTGGCAGAAGCGTACGAGGATGTCACACAAGATCCCATGTGGAACATGGATGACATTTGGCAGTTTAGGGAGTAA